The proteins below come from a single Beutenbergia cavernae DSM 12333 genomic window:
- the purB gene encoding adenylosuccinate lyase, giving the protein MAETPAAHHWTRLADAEPPIPLGPLDGRYRAAVAPLVDHLSEAALNRARVHVEVEWLIHLTETGAVPGAPTLTDAEKSYVRDVVAGFGPAEIAELAEIEAETLHDVKAVEYFLKRRLVRAPEVLGETSLPAASELVHIFCTSEDINNLSYALTIRSAMQDVWLPAAHRLAGAVADLARENATVPMLAHTHGQPATPVTLGKELAVSAHRLRRQLTRIEGDAYLGKINGATGTYGAHAVAVPGTDWQRVARTFVERLGLEWNPLTTQIESHDWQAELYADVARFNRILHNVATDVWTYISMGYFRQRLAAQGSTGSSTMPHKVNPIRFENAEANTEVANALLDNLSATLVTSRLQRDLTDSSTQRTIGVALGHSLVALSNVTRGLAGLDVDADAMARDLDANWEVLGEAVQSAMRAASVAGVPGMADPYERLKDLTRGQRVDGARMREFVSGLGLPDDVAARLLALTPAAYTGLAAQLVEHLDD; this is encoded by the coding sequence GTGGCCGAGACTCCCGCAGCACACCACTGGACCCGCCTGGCCGACGCCGAGCCCCCCATCCCGCTCGGCCCGCTCGACGGGCGCTACCGGGCCGCCGTCGCCCCGCTCGTCGACCACCTGTCGGAGGCGGCGCTCAACCGGGCGCGCGTGCACGTCGAGGTCGAGTGGCTCATCCACCTCACGGAGACGGGAGCCGTGCCGGGCGCGCCCACGCTCACGGACGCCGAGAAGTCCTACGTGCGCGACGTCGTCGCCGGATTCGGCCCTGCCGAGATCGCGGAGCTCGCCGAGATCGAGGCCGAGACGCTGCACGACGTCAAGGCCGTCGAGTACTTCCTCAAGCGGCGCCTCGTCCGGGCGCCCGAGGTGCTGGGCGAGACGTCCCTGCCGGCGGCGTCCGAGCTCGTGCACATCTTCTGCACGAGCGAGGACATCAACAACCTCTCCTACGCGCTGACGATCCGGTCGGCGATGCAGGACGTCTGGCTCCCGGCCGCGCACCGGCTCGCCGGCGCCGTCGCCGACCTCGCGCGCGAGAACGCCACCGTCCCGATGCTCGCCCACACGCACGGGCAGCCGGCCACGCCCGTCACGCTCGGCAAGGAGCTCGCGGTCAGCGCACACCGCCTGCGCCGCCAGCTCACCCGCATCGAGGGCGACGCCTACCTCGGGAAGATCAACGGTGCGACAGGCACCTACGGGGCGCACGCCGTCGCCGTCCCCGGCACGGACTGGCAGCGCGTCGCCCGCACGTTCGTGGAGCGGCTCGGCCTCGAGTGGAACCCGCTGACCACGCAGATCGAGTCGCACGACTGGCAGGCCGAGCTATACGCCGACGTCGCACGGTTCAACCGCATCCTGCACAACGTCGCGACCGACGTCTGGACCTACATCTCGATGGGCTACTTCCGGCAGCGCCTCGCGGCGCAGGGGTCCACGGGGTCGTCGACCATGCCGCACAAGGTCAACCCCATCCGGTTCGAGAACGCCGAGGCGAACACCGAGGTGGCGAACGCGCTGCTCGACAACCTGTCGGCGACCCTCGTCACCTCGCGGCTCCAGCGCGACCTCACCGACTCCTCGACGCAGCGCACGATCGGCGTCGCGCTCGGACACTCGCTCGTGGCCCTGTCGAACGTGACACGGGGGCTCGCCGGCCTCGACGTCGACGCCGACGCGATGGCCCGCGACCTCGACGCCAACTGGGAGGTGCTCGGCGAGGCCGTGCAGTCGGCGATGCGTGCGGCGTCGGTGGCCGGCGTGCCCGGGATGGCCGACCCGTACGAGCGCCTCAAGGACCTCACGCGCGGGCAGCGCGTCGACGGTGCGCGGATGCGGGAGTTCGTGTCCGGGCTCGGCCTGCCCGACGACGTCGCCGCGCGCCTGCTCGCGCTCACGCCCGCGGCGTACACCGGCCTGGCCGCGCAGCTCGTGGAGCACCTGGACGACTGA
- a CDS encoding purple acid phosphatase family protein, with product MHRSLRRTLSAVVAALLALALLAAPSWAGPPRHDEDFRVNPYLQNPSSTSMSVTWFSTTDRPGLLRLRAVDGHPRTRVWRTTPEEQPVLEYTQAELDEEIAGLEPGSWLLDGGSFKHVLDLTDLEPGTTYEYTVHQGRSRFTERFHTAPAADDWDSIRFIAMSDSETEPRGRVQYREWAPGLGGENRPAAQGSAWAETFGTAQLLGEDVLRYALTEDDGYRRNLDVVDARDPDFVLNTGDLVQGGGYQPGWDEWFRHNAGSAGSGLSSTPVLPAFGNWESFGALNGGYGTPEDRSIVVQSRAKYHAYFDAPGNGHPELTDSFYRIDYGPITVLTLDANNGVPDDAPANYPEDEQAEGREYFGPGTDTQNNFTRAEYEAAGGTDLADFHPGSAQWTWAEANLADARAAGQIVFVQFHHVPYSSGEHGLPMYHADTSGQGGTPMRIYHDMFERYGVTAVISGHSEMFERSLVDADGDGVGVGYYDVGVSGDGLRGERRDGGSFADPLLSYNEFSQWTADQHEAEQWAVVDGVPQLIDGGKHYGHLEVDVRRTSTGATVTFTPVYVFPVLDSEYEVVRTERRTYDDVVTLELDASGRIVG from the coding sequence ATGCACCGTTCGCTCCGCCGCACGCTCTCCGCCGTCGTCGCCGCGCTCCTCGCGCTCGCATTGCTCGCCGCGCCGTCCTGGGCCGGCCCTCCGCGCCACGACGAGGACTTCCGCGTCAACCCGTACCTGCAGAACCCGTCGAGCACGTCGATGAGCGTCACGTGGTTCTCGACGACGGACCGGCCCGGGCTGCTCCGCCTCCGCGCGGTGGACGGCCATCCGCGCACGCGCGTGTGGCGCACGACGCCGGAGGAACAGCCGGTCCTCGAGTACACCCAGGCGGAGCTCGACGAGGAGATCGCCGGGCTCGAACCGGGGTCGTGGCTCCTGGACGGTGGCAGCTTCAAGCACGTCCTCGACCTCACCGACCTCGAACCGGGGACGACGTACGAGTACACGGTCCACCAGGGGCGCAGCCGGTTCACGGAACGGTTCCACACCGCGCCCGCGGCGGACGACTGGGACTCGATCCGCTTCATCGCGATGTCCGACTCCGAGACCGAGCCGCGCGGTCGCGTGCAGTACCGCGAGTGGGCGCCGGGGCTCGGCGGCGAGAACCGCCCGGCGGCCCAGGGCAGCGCGTGGGCCGAGACGTTCGGGACGGCGCAGCTCCTCGGCGAGGACGTGCTGCGGTACGCCCTGACCGAGGACGACGGCTACCGGAGGAACCTCGACGTCGTCGACGCACGAGACCCGGACTTCGTGCTGAACACCGGCGACCTCGTGCAGGGCGGCGGCTACCAGCCCGGCTGGGACGAGTGGTTCCGTCACAACGCAGGCTCCGCCGGCAGCGGCCTCTCCAGCACACCGGTGCTGCCCGCCTTCGGCAACTGGGAGAGCTTCGGCGCGCTCAACGGCGGGTACGGGACACCGGAGGACAGGTCGATCGTGGTGCAGTCCCGGGCGAAGTACCACGCGTACTTCGACGCGCCGGGCAACGGCCACCCCGAGCTGACCGACTCCTTCTACCGGATCGACTACGGCCCGATCACCGTGCTCACGCTCGATGCCAACAACGGCGTGCCGGACGACGCACCGGCCAACTACCCGGAGGACGAGCAGGCGGAAGGCCGCGAGTACTTCGGCCCGGGAACCGACACGCAGAACAACTTCACGCGGGCCGAGTACGAGGCCGCGGGCGGCACGGATCTCGCCGACTTCCACCCGGGCAGCGCGCAGTGGACCTGGGCCGAGGCCAACCTCGCCGACGCGCGGGCCGCCGGCCAGATCGTGTTCGTGCAGTTCCACCACGTGCCGTACAGCAGCGGCGAGCACGGGCTGCCGATGTACCACGCCGACACGTCCGGCCAGGGCGGGACCCCGATGCGGATCTACCACGACATGTTCGAGCGGTACGGCGTCACGGCGGTGATCTCCGGGCACAGCGAGATGTTCGAGCGCAGCCTCGTCGACGCGGACGGCGACGGCGTGGGCGTGGGCTACTACGACGTCGGCGTCTCCGGCGACGGGTTGCGCGGCGAGCGCCGCGACGGCGGCTCGTTCGCCGACCCGCTGCTGTCCTACAACGAGTTCAGCCAGTGGACCGCCGACCAGCACGAGGCCGAGCAGTGGGCCGTCGTCGACGGCGTCCCGCAGCTCATCGACGGCGGCAAGCACTACGGCCACCTGGAGGTCGACGTGCGGCGCACGTCGACCGGCGCCACCGTCACGTTCACGCCGGTGTACGTCTTCCCGGTGCTCGACTCGGAGTACGAGGTCGTGCGCACCGAACGGCGGACGTACGACGACGTCGTCACCCTCGAGCTCGACGCCTCCGGTCGGATCGTCGGGTAG
- a CDS encoding ParA family protein gives MAGDGAHVRATLHVDGSGEVHIGDAVHPLRGDGLAGGRQRLSEVLVAHARTSGPGGVRALVDDPEGTWHLHVSPDGRVEEVRRPDEATTDTPPDGIDVTRVRTPGVTVNRAAGGTASDFAGRLNLPPSPRAAPPTTAPAAEAVASPPAADAHPAPRPPAAEPQPASRQPAEPQPAPAATLPTHGTPSSSPAQAPYPQPSAQAAPVAPPAPVAPPSAPEAAPSRSFLTSTTREEPARSGVRGGLNRVGFKLAPGQKEQGLRAAVRAMSQHWPGPRTISVVNGKGGAGKTTDTIMLAAMFATYGGSGVLAWDNNDTRGTLGWRTEQGSHDASIMDLLPHVERLLSPDANASDLAYFVHHQVSDKYDVLRSRPEVLATQQRMTAEAFDAVHRVAAKYYRLILVDSGNDESAERWLQMVERTDQLVVATSTLEEHAEAGRLLLLELAERGERAAALAANAVVIVSHADRDEAAPAHIADGFRRIARDVVAIPYDHGMRARPLRFGSLRGETRDAWLRAGAAVAAGL, from the coding sequence ATGGCGGGGGACGGCGCGCACGTGCGCGCGACGCTGCATGTGGACGGCTCGGGTGAGGTGCACATCGGCGACGCCGTGCATCCGTTGCGCGGGGACGGTCTGGCCGGTGGGCGGCAACGGCTGAGCGAGGTGCTCGTCGCGCACGCACGGACGAGCGGGCCGGGCGGTGTCCGGGCGCTCGTCGACGACCCGGAGGGGACGTGGCACCTCCACGTCTCTCCGGACGGACGGGTCGAGGAGGTGCGCCGGCCCGACGAGGCGACGACCGACACGCCGCCCGACGGCATCGACGTGACGAGGGTCCGCACACCGGGGGTCACCGTCAACCGTGCCGCGGGCGGCACGGCCAGCGACTTCGCCGGACGTCTCAACCTCCCGCCCTCCCCTCGTGCGGCCCCGCCGACGACGGCGCCCGCGGCCGAGGCGGTCGCGTCGCCACCCGCTGCCGACGCGCACCCCGCGCCCCGGCCGCCGGCCGCCGAGCCGCAGCCCGCCTCCCGGCAACCAGCCGAGCCGCAGCCCGCGCCGGCGGCCACCCTCCCGACGCACGGGACGCCGTCGTCGTCCCCCGCTCAGGCGCCCTACCCGCAGCCCTCCGCGCAGGCGGCGCCGGTCGCGCCCCCGGCACCAGTTGCGCCCCCCAGCGCGCCGGAGGCGGCGCCGAGCCGATCGTTCCTGACGTCGACGACGCGCGAGGAGCCGGCCAGGTCCGGTGTGCGCGGCGGGCTGAACCGCGTGGGCTTCAAGCTCGCCCCGGGGCAGAAGGAGCAGGGCCTGCGGGCCGCGGTCCGCGCGATGAGCCAGCACTGGCCGGGACCTCGGACGATCAGCGTGGTGAACGGCAAGGGCGGTGCCGGCAAGACGACCGACACGATCATGCTCGCCGCGATGTTCGCCACGTACGGCGGCTCCGGCGTCCTCGCGTGGGACAACAACGACACGCGCGGCACGCTCGGCTGGCGCACCGAGCAGGGCAGCCACGACGCGTCGATCATGGACCTGCTCCCGCATGTCGAGCGGCTGCTCTCACCGGACGCGAACGCCTCGGACCTCGCGTACTTCGTGCACCACCAGGTCAGCGACAAGTACGACGTGCTGCGCTCGCGGCCCGAGGTGCTCGCCACGCAGCAGCGCATGACGGCGGAGGCGTTCGACGCCGTGCACCGCGTGGCGGCGAAGTACTACCGGCTCATCCTCGTGGACTCGGGCAACGACGAGTCGGCCGAGCGGTGGCTGCAGATGGTCGAGCGGACCGACCAGCTCGTCGTGGCGACGTCCACGCTCGAGGAGCACGCCGAGGCGGGCCGGCTGCTGCTGCTCGAGCTCGCCGAACGCGGCGAGAGGGCAGCCGCACTGGCGGCGAACGCCGTCGTCATCGTGTCGCACGCGGATCGCGACGAGGCCGCACCCGCGCACATCGCTGACGGCTTCCGGCGGATCGCGCGGGACGTCGTCGCCATCCCGTACGACCACGGGATGCGGGCGCGGCCCCTGCGGTTCGGGTCGCTGCGCGGCGAGACCCGCGACGCGTGGCTGCGCGCGGGCGCGGCGGTGGCCGCCGGGCTCTGA
- a CDS encoding GntR family transcriptional regulator, whose protein sequence is MTEALYAQVHETLRRRIADGEWSVGQRLPSQSDLTEEFSVSAITVKRALDMLRDEGYVSRRPRIGTVVVSRSPGAEEAETRLPLIGYVVPGFDDAFGTQLLAGMLDASRHRAHVLVATSSGAAELEERLIEDQLESGIDALVLLPSSSQFIPPAVVSLVGQRFPLVIVDRTLTGMPVSTVTSDNVAGGRLAAEYLFGLGHHRLALVLSPNAISSLDERRRGFVAAHAAHHVKLEPTSVYDGVLSVVPGATTTAEDDVARLVAFLREHPDITGCVVTEYHSARILLRAARELGRSVPDELSIICFDAPPEFADAAMPFTHVEQDQHGIGTHALELVTAQLRERGVVAQDTIPVRIVEGRSTAAAPVR, encoded by the coding sequence ATGACGGAAGCGCTGTATGCGCAGGTCCACGAGACGCTGCGTCGCCGCATCGCGGACGGCGAGTGGTCGGTGGGGCAGCGCCTACCCTCGCAGTCCGACCTGACCGAGGAGTTCTCGGTCAGCGCCATCACGGTGAAGCGCGCGCTCGACATGCTCCGCGACGAGGGGTACGTCTCGCGCCGGCCGCGCATCGGCACCGTCGTCGTCTCACGCTCTCCCGGCGCCGAGGAGGCGGAGACGCGCCTCCCCCTGATCGGGTACGTGGTGCCGGGCTTCGACGACGCGTTCGGCACGCAGCTGCTGGCGGGCATGCTCGACGCCTCGCGGCACCGCGCGCACGTCCTCGTCGCGACGTCGAGCGGCGCCGCGGAGCTCGAGGAACGCCTCATCGAGGACCAGTTGGAGAGCGGGATCGACGCGCTCGTCCTGCTGCCGTCGTCGTCGCAGTTCATCCCCCCGGCCGTGGTCAGCCTCGTGGGGCAGCGGTTCCCGCTCGTCATCGTCGACCGCACGCTCACGGGCATGCCGGTGAGCACCGTGACGTCCGACAACGTCGCCGGGGGACGGCTCGCCGCCGAGTACCTCTTCGGCCTGGGTCATCACCGGCTCGCGCTCGTGCTCTCGCCGAACGCGATCTCGTCGCTGGACGAGCGCCGGCGCGGGTTCGTCGCCGCGCACGCCGCCCACCACGTCAAGCTCGAACCGACCAGCGTCTACGACGGCGTCCTGTCCGTCGTGCCCGGGGCGACCACCACCGCCGAGGACGACGTCGCCCGCCTCGTCGCCTTCCTGCGGGAGCACCCGGACATCACGGGGTGCGTCGTCACCGAGTACCACTCCGCGCGCATCCTGCTTCGGGCGGCCCGCGAGCTCGGCCGGTCCGTGCCGGACGAGCTGTCCATCATCTGCTTCGACGCGCCCCCGGAGTTCGCCGACGCCGCGATGCCGTTCACGCACGTCGAGCAGGACCAGCACGGCATCGGCACGCACGCCCTCGAGCTCGTGACGGCGCAGCTGCGCGAGCGCGGCGTCGTCGCCCAGGACACGATCCCCGTGCGGATCGTCGAGGGGCGCTCCACGGCAGCCGCTCCCGTCCGCTGA
- a CDS encoding sulfatase family protein, whose amino-acid sequence MTQRPNIVLINADDLGYGDLGCYGSMRNDTPHLDRLAAEGVRLTDFYMASPVCSPSRGGMLTGCYPPRIGFGEFVGRPVLFPGDPVGLDPAERTMARVLGDAGYATAAIGKWHCGDQPEFLPTRHGFDSYFGIPFSNDMGRQREHEDWPPLPLMSGESVVQEQPDQRSLTERYTVAATRFIEENAHQPFFLYLAHMYVHVPLFVPAPFLAASRNGGYGGAVAALDWSTGVVMDTLRRLGLEENTIVVFTSDNGSRARGEGGSNDPLRGHKAQTWEGGQRVACVVRWPAAIPAGGVCDAVTRSIDLLPTFAAVAGAADWADPARPVDGVDLTALLTGAGPAPNETFAYYYMDDLEAVRVGDWKLHLSKRRDPMRELYDLRTDAAETHDVAADHPDVVARLEAVAETIRADLGDARLGVVGAGRRPQGRVEDAQPLTSYREDHPYLVAMYDLPDMPTMAG is encoded by the coding sequence GTGACCCAGCGCCCGAACATCGTCCTGATCAACGCCGACGACCTGGGGTACGGCGACCTGGGGTGCTACGGCTCCATGCGCAACGACACGCCGCACCTCGACCGGCTCGCCGCTGAGGGAGTCCGGCTCACGGACTTCTACATGGCATCGCCGGTCTGCTCCCCGTCCCGCGGGGGGATGCTGACGGGCTGCTACCCGCCGCGCATCGGATTCGGCGAGTTCGTCGGCCGTCCGGTGCTGTTCCCCGGCGACCCCGTGGGCCTCGACCCCGCCGAGCGCACCATGGCCCGGGTGCTCGGCGACGCCGGGTACGCCACCGCCGCCATCGGCAAGTGGCACTGCGGCGACCAGCCGGAGTTCCTCCCGACCCGGCACGGCTTCGACAGCTACTTCGGCATCCCGTTCAGCAACGACATGGGGCGCCAGCGCGAGCACGAGGACTGGCCACCGCTCCCGCTGATGTCCGGCGAGAGCGTGGTCCAGGAGCAGCCCGACCAGCGCTCGCTCACGGAGCGGTACACGGTGGCCGCGACGCGCTTCATCGAGGAGAACGCCCACCAGCCGTTCTTCCTCTACCTCGCGCACATGTACGTCCACGTGCCGCTGTTCGTCCCGGCGCCGTTCCTCGCGGCGTCGCGCAACGGCGGCTACGGCGGCGCGGTCGCCGCCCTCGACTGGAGCACGGGCGTCGTCATGGACACGCTGCGCCGCCTCGGGCTGGAGGAGAACACGATCGTCGTGTTCACGAGCGACAACGGCTCCCGGGCCCGCGGCGAGGGCGGCAGCAACGACCCGCTCCGCGGCCACAAGGCGCAGACCTGGGAGGGCGGCCAGCGCGTGGCGTGCGTGGTGCGCTGGCCCGCCGCGATCCCCGCGGGAGGCGTGTGCGACGCCGTCACGCGCTCCATCGACCTGCTGCCGACGTTCGCCGCCGTCGCCGGCGCGGCGGACTGGGCGGATCCGGCCCGGCCGGTCGACGGCGTCGACCTCACGGCGCTGCTCACGGGCGCCGGGCCCGCCCCGAATGAGACGTTCGCCTACTACTACATGGACGACCTCGAGGCCGTGCGGGTCGGGGACTGGAAGCTCCACCTGTCCAAGCGCCGCGACCCGATGCGGGAGCTGTACGACCTGCGCACGGACGCCGCCGAGACGCACGACGTCGCAGCGGACCATCCCGACGTCGTCGCGCGTCTCGAGGCCGTCGCCGAGACGATCCGCGCGGATCTGGGAGACGCGCGCCTCGGCGTCGTCGGTGCGGGACGGCGGCCGCAGGGCCGGGTGGAGGACGCCCAGCCTCTGACGTCCTACCGGGAGGACCACCCGTACCTCGTCGCGATGTACGACCTCCCGGACATGCCCACCATGGCGGGCTGA
- a CDS encoding ROK family transcriptional regulator, with the protein MREGSINAAASQLQMRRHNLSLALRAILDDGQATRAELARRLGLSKPAVTRIVGDLLAAGYVAEVGPEAANGRGRPGSRLVPHDDAHAFLGVDIRLDRLVAQARTLTGAVLAEATAPGPIPATSEDLVQSVTTLLRRVTEPLERPVGGVGVAVGGTVDDAAGRIVRTAHLAWRDVPIARRLREAVGDDAVPVRLADAARCAASANWREVSGDPAAADLLHLQLGVGAGTGWIDRQTGAPHPRLPAPITHLPIDPNGERCPCGARGCLDVMAGFPAFVQLAGVEAPTPSGDHTVMRDYCALVLERAQRGDERAAEAIRLVATRIAEAASILILTFAPTRFTLGGYPLMLGESFRSAFLSGIRPRVPEIEATLVSTGLGDEASLVGAYLLGVAAMADDPLRLLR; encoded by the coding sequence ATGCGCCGTCACAACCTCTCCCTGGCCTTGCGCGCGATCCTGGACGACGGTCAGGCGACACGCGCTGAGCTGGCACGTCGGTTGGGTCTGTCGAAGCCGGCGGTCACCCGCATCGTCGGCGATCTTCTGGCCGCCGGGTACGTGGCCGAGGTCGGGCCGGAGGCAGCGAACGGCAGGGGGCGACCGGGATCACGCCTCGTTCCCCACGACGACGCGCACGCGTTCCTCGGTGTCGACATCCGACTCGACCGACTGGTGGCGCAGGCTCGCACGCTGACCGGAGCGGTCCTGGCCGAGGCGACGGCACCCGGCCCGATCCCGGCCACCTCGGAGGACCTCGTGCAGAGCGTGACGACGTTGCTCCGACGAGTGACGGAGCCGCTCGAACGGCCTGTAGGTGGTGTGGGCGTCGCCGTCGGCGGGACCGTCGACGACGCCGCCGGCCGGATCGTGCGCACGGCCCATCTGGCATGGCGTGACGTCCCGATCGCCCGACGCCTGCGCGAGGCGGTCGGGGACGACGCCGTCCCGGTCCGCCTCGCCGACGCCGCACGGTGCGCGGCGTCGGCGAACTGGCGCGAGGTCTCCGGCGATCCGGCCGCCGCCGACCTCCTCCACCTGCAGCTGGGCGTCGGTGCGGGAACGGGCTGGATCGACCGTCAGACCGGGGCACCGCACCCGAGGCTGCCCGCGCCGATCACTCACCTCCCGATCGACCCGAACGGTGAGCGGTGCCCGTGCGGTGCGCGCGGATGCCTCGACGTGATGGCGGGCTTCCCGGCGTTCGTACAGCTTGCCGGCGTGGAGGCGCCGACGCCCAGCGGAGATCACACGGTGATGCGGGACTACTGCGCGCTGGTCCTCGAGCGCGCGCAGCGGGGCGACGAGCGGGCCGCGGAGGCCATCCGGCTCGTGGCGACGCGTATCGCGGAGGCGGCGTCGATCCTCATCCTGACCTTCGCGCCGACGCGGTTCACGCTCGGGGGCTACCCGCTCATGCTGGGGGAGTCGTTCCGGTCGGCCTTCCTCAGCGGTATCCGCCCGAGGGTGCCCGAGATCGAGGCCACGCTGGTCAGTACCGGCCTGGGCGACGAGGCGTCCCTCGTGGGGGCGTACCTGCTCGGCGTCGCTGCGATGGCGGATGATCCGCTGAGGCTCCTGCGCTGA